One stretch of Punica granatum isolate Tunisia-2019 chromosome 5, ASM765513v2, whole genome shotgun sequence DNA includes these proteins:
- the LOC116207380 gene encoding syntaxin-124, whose product MNDLFSSSFKKYTDLKQQAYMDDMESGKETVNLDKFFEDVENVKEDMNLVERLYKKLQEANEESKTVHNAKTMKQLRTRMDSDVEQVLKRVKIIKGKLEALERSNAAHRSLPGCGPGSSADRTRTSVVGGLGKKLKDLMDDFQNLRARMNAEYKETVERRYFTITGQKPDEDTIENLISSGESESFLQKAIQDQGRGQILDTISEIQERHDAVKEIEKNLIELHQVFLDMAALVESQGQQLNDIEAHVSHANSFVRRGTDQLQTAREYQKSSRKWTCIAILLGALVIFIIVFPLVRAFMPF is encoded by the coding sequence ATGAACGACCTGTTCTCGAGCTCGTTCAAGAAATACACGGACCTGAAGCAGCAGGCCTACATGGACGATATGGAGTCAGGGAAGGAGACGGTCAACCTCGACAAGTTCTTCGAGGATGTCGAGAATGTGAAGGAGGATATGAACCTAGTGGAGCGGCTTTACAAGAAGCTTCAGGAGGCTAATGAGGAGAGCAAGACGGTCCACAATGCAAAGACGATGAAGCAGCTCCGGACCCGGATGGACTCGGACGTGGAGCAAGTCCTGAAGCGGGTCAAGATCATCAAGGGCAAGCTCGAGGCCCTAGAACGATCCAATGCAGCCCACCGGAGCCTCCCGGGCTGCGGCCCTGGGTCATCGGCAGACAGGACCCGGACGTCGGTGGTGGGTGGGCTCGGGAAGAAGCTCAAAGACCTCATGGACGATTTCCAGAACCTGAGGGCGAGGATGAACGCTGAGTATAAGGAGACCGTGGAACGGAGGTATTTCACGATCACGGGGCAGAAGCCCGACGAGGACACGATTGAGAACTTGATCTCGAGCGGTGAAAGCGAGAGCTTCCTCCAGAAGGCGATCCAAGATCAGGGGAGGGGCCAGATCCTTGACACAATCTCAGAGATTCAGGAACGGCACGATGCGGTGAAGGAGATAGAGAAGAACCTCATCGAGCTCCACCAGGTCTTCCTTGACATGGCCGCCCTCGTTGAGTCCCAGGGCCAGCAGTTGAACGACATTGAGGCACATGTTTCACACGCCAACTCGTTCGTGAGGCGTGGGACTGACCAGCTCCAGACGGCGAGGGAGTACCAGAAGAGTTCGAGGAAGTGGACTTGCATTGCCATCCTCCTCGGCGCCCTTGTCATCTTCATCATCGTCTTCCCTCTTGTCAGGGCATTCATGCCATTTTAG
- the LOC116206765 gene encoding ribosomal RNA-processing protein 17, producing the protein MEDPIEVGGKSGLPRLQGRHIKKRALKNKALSVTFNEKDLRDYVSGFHKRKKKRRKEAQKKQEEALRRKRIGERKKRKLEKELALFGGAPPPENTEPDEDDADDFHETDEEIEPHELTSGMMIYDNGHMKVTVTTSDISREDESISAEHNAQAMLQNRPSGMAKTNSLSVSKKKSFKRVAKQKPRRSSHKKRDRNKGKKKHKKKH; encoded by the exons ATGGAAGACCCCATTGAAGTGGGAGGAAAGTCAGGGCTCCCGCGTCTCCAAGGCCGCCATATCAAGAAAAGGGCACTCAAGAACAAAGCGCTCTCCGTCACCTTCAACGAAAAGGATCTCAG GGACTATGTGAGCGGGTTTcacaagaggaagaagaagaggagaaaggAAGCCCAGAAGAAGCAGGAAGAGGCCCTCCGCCGCAAGCGAATTGGGGAACGCAAAAAG AGGAAACTAGAGAAAGAATTAGCTCTATTTGGAGGAGCTCCACCACCAGAAAATACTGAACCTGATGAAGATGATGCTGATGACTTCCATGAGACGGATGAGGAGATTGAACCCCATGAATTGACATCTG GGATGATGATTTATGACAATGGTCACATGAAAGTCACTGTGACAACTAGTGACATATCTCGTGAAGATGAGAGCATTTCTGCAGAGCACAATGCACAAGCAATGCTGCAGAATAGACCCAGTGGAATGGCAAAGACGAATAGCCTGTCGGTGAGTAAGAAGAAATCTTTCAAGAGAGTCGCGAAGCAGAAACCGAGAAGAAGTTCTCACAAGAAGAGGGACCGCAACAAGGGAAAGAAGAAGCACAAGAAGAAGCACTGA